The Helianthus annuus cultivar XRQ/B chromosome 15, HanXRQr2.0-SUNRISE, whole genome shotgun sequence genomic sequence TACTAAGTTGATATTAACCGAAGACGAGCAGATACAGATTAACACTGAGCTCCTACTATATCGACGTGCTGATGGGATTTTTCGGATATCCAATGGCAAAGAAAATGTGAGCAAAGCTTGCGCCAGGTAtatcttttataaaatataacttATACGAAAGTTTAACTTACTTTTTGTTTATTTTGCTGTTAAATTAGCGGAGTGGTGGATGCAATATGGAGCATCGGCACCGACTCTAAAAAAGTTTGCAATCAATGGGCTTAGTTTGACGTGTAGCTCGCCGGGGTGCGAACGCAATTGGAGCGTATTTGAACATGTAAGAAGCTATTTGTTTAGTATTTAACATTTCGTAATAGTTATTTACTCATTAAATTTTATTTATGTAGCTTCATTCCAAAAAGAGAAACCGACTTAAGCAAAGCAAGGTTAATGATCTTGTGTACATTAAGTATAATCGGGCTTTAAGAAGAAGGTATGATATGCGTGATACGATTGACCTGATTATCTTAGATGATGGAAATCTACAAGATCCAAATGAGTGGTTGAAGGGAGCTTTAAAGGGGTTAGAAGAGAATGAAGAAAATGCCCTTGTTCATGAGGCTGAAGATTTGACATACGGTGATGTTGCAACGGCTGTCGGGGCGAATGAGGCGGTTTATTATACTAGAAGAAGTGGAAATACTAGTCAAAGGGAAAGGAGCGAGGGAACCTCAACATCGAGGTCAAGCTCAAGGCCTAAGCCTAAGAGAAGAACTTTAGTAGATGAAGATGATTTTGATGTGGAAATCGAAGAAAATGATGTTGCGCCTTATAAACATTTATGCCGCCATTGGATGgcgttgttgatgatgatgatgagccGGAACATGAAGATGTAGATGATTTAGATTATTAGTCATATCATATATTAGCTATTTTGGTACTATAGGaaggtttatttttttattataattgcTACAATATTTGGATGCTTGATATGAAATATTTTGAATTTTCTACTACCTTATTGCTATTTACAAAATAGCGGGTGTTATTCTATCGCTATCACTACGTAGCATATAGGTGCCTTGTCGATATTTGTCACTGTTCACTATCGATAACTATGCTTCAGGTCTCTCCTGCACCGGCTCAATGGCAGCAACCTGAGGATCCACGGTCGCAAGGTTAATAGCAGCAGCAGCTCCAGAGCCTCTTGAGGGCTGCACTTGGGGACCTGCACGCGTGGCGTGAGACCGACGAATGAGACCATCAGAAGACGCTGTAGACTCCTCGCTCGAGAGAAGAATAGTCTCCCCTCGAGCAGGAGATCTTACGACTTCATGCTTCACTAAAGCAAAAGGATGTGCCCCTGTGGGAGTGGCAACATGGATACTCAAACTCTCCTCCGTGGGGTGATGGAACTAATCTTTTATTTGCTCCAACCATGGGAGCTCCCCCTCCGGAGGTAACCATGTAACCATGTCACTACCAATCCTCAAATCCAAAGCATTAATCAGTCCATACACTGCAAAAACAAATTCAgataaatggtccaacatatagAGATAAAAGTCCAGAAGAAAACAACCAGGAATGGTTACATTTGTTCTTATACCCATAGATAGGCGCTGCCCTTGGGTTTGTTGGTGCCCACATCATGCTCATACCAGCAGTCACCAAAGCCTTCTCATCTAGTTGAAGCATAGCAATTGGGGTTCTGGTCAGAGTTTTGTACTATTGCTCATCAGCTTATGGAACCACAAGTAATTTGGGAATGCCCTCGTTAGCAAGACGATAATGCATGTCAATTAGTATTACACCACGACGGATATAGAAGAATTTGTGTTTCCAATCATGTAAATTGTTGTGGGGATCCCTACTGCACGGTAGCACACTGGCGGTTTGAGAGTTGAAAGAATAGAAACCACAAGTGCAAGAAACATAGTAAAACAGATTAAACATATCCACTGAAGGGATTAAACGCTGAGCCCGGCATATGAACTCAAAGTGAGTGATCTAGGGAATACCAACCGGACTAACCTGAGAAATATATAgcccataacgggtcagaacctCTCCAAGGAATTTGGTGATAGGCAACCGGAAGTTACCTTCCTTGAAAAAAGAACTATACAATGTAGGGGGAGTATAAAGGGTTGTGCTCCCCGGAGTCGGGAACTGAACACCCAGTTCATCGGGAACTGGAACGTCCGGCACAATTGTTGAAACTCATCCTCCTTCCAGTTGACAATAGCTTGATCGGCCCTAAAAGGGTCCTTGTGTTTGGAATTTTTCCCCTTCCGGGAACCCTCAGGCTTAATCGATGTAGACATAATCGAAAGATCAAGAACAGAGAAATGATAAAATGcagagaagaagatgaagaagaaaggaaATCGCTAAGGAGAAGTTGAAGTGATAGGGATTCTCAACAAGGTTCTCtgaatatttatacccatcgcatttaatgtgATGGGAAACCATACCGACAAGTGGGGAAACCCTACCAATGGGGAGGCGACACGTCAAGCGGGAGAAACTAAAACGATGTCTTATAACGAAGCGTGGTCGCCACGCGCCTGACATCGGCGTAAAAAACACCTGTCACCCTAACGTCCCTCTGCAAAAGGCAACTGTTCCACTCCCCGATGCGACAACCACCTCAACCGGCAGAGACACAGTGACAGGCGTCGGACATCAATCTCACCAACCAAACAACTTGACCCTTAGTTGGAAAACCTTCTCCTTGAAAAAACCTCAGTCAAAATCCATGCGTTTTTTTGGCTCACTTCTGCACGCCAAAATACATGCACTTTTTTGACTCACTTATGTACGCCAAAATCCATGCGCCTTTTTAGCTCAATTCTGCACGCCAAAATCCATGCGCTTCTTTGGCTCACTTTTGTACGCTAAAATTCATGCGCCTTTTTGCCTTACTTTTGTACGCCAAAATTTATGTGCCTTTTTGGGTCACTCCTACACACCAAACTTCTTATGAGTCCAGAATCTCTCCCAGATGATAAACTCATCTAGAAGCCATACTGGACTGATAAACTCATCTAGAAGCCATACTGGACTGATGGGACTTGAGGTACGGTCCTAAATCACATATGGACATGTGTCAACGGGACCACACCACTCCAAGTTGGCGACCTCGCGATACAAAGGTATTCAAAAGGTTCTAGAAGGTTCTGGAAAGGGACACCTGGCGACAAGAAGATGCTCTCAGCAAACAAAAAGGACGACAGGTGGCACCAATGGCAGGGCGCCAACAGCAGTCGCAAGATCTTCATGGGACAGACCGACAACCAGTACAAAAGGATGCTGAGCTGAAGCGAATAACCATGCGCCATGTCACCTCCAGGCCTGATGACGGCAAAGGGGACAAAATGGATATTCCTCCTGGTCGGACAGTTGGTGAGCAACAGCTGGCTGGCAACCCTTCTCCTTCACAATtctccagctataaatagaagacTCGACCTTCAGGTTTAAGGATTCAATTTCTACTCTCTCACTTTATATACGCACACTTATCCTTAAAACGATTACTTATTCTCACGATGGAGGGTCGTTACAAGGAGAACCCCATCTTCTTCTTGTAGTGAGTCACCGGTGTAAAAACCCTGGGCTTATAGCTCAGTGGTTATGGAAATGAGGGAAGACTTTTGACCGAAAGGTCTCAagttcgattcctgatccacccgGGTTTTTACCGGCTTTGCATTGTCGTGCCCTTGGGCGGGTGCAgggtcgggttttccccggaactggtggcatggtgggctaggggctccgtgcgtgcaggttgggctgccgcgggctacctttcggccaatgggtgccgcgtacggagtacccggcgattcttatgttggacgttcaaaaaaaaagGTAAACATACTTGTACGATATATGTTGGAATTGAGAACTTCGAAAAATGTGTGCATGCGCATCGATAGGCGGTAAACATGATAGGTGGTATTATGGTGTTTTTCCTCCACTTTTGTGATGTTGGTTCACATCCTTGCAAGTGCAAGGCTAGGTGTATAAAAAACtgtagtaaaaaaaaaatcaaataatatGATGCTTTAACTTGTGTTCAGATATTTAGCCTAATGAAAACTTATACTTTTTGGTAATTCTGATTTTAACGAAAATATTGAAAGTCAAGTAAAACTACTCAAACTTGCACACAAGCAACCTAGAAATGGACCATTATAAACCATTGATCTGAAAAAGGCAGTGTGTATCACAAAACTAAGTTGTGTCTGGACTCTTGGTATGCGTGACTTTGAAAACGGGATAATACGCGTCGAGATCAAGGCGATCTAGTATCTCTCGGGTACCCCATAGATATGAAGAGTGGCCCTCAATGACTTCTGTAACATCAACCTGCAGCCACAACACCAAATCATGGTTTATACATCAGACCAAATCTTTTTCTTTGTAAATTCAGGGGACCCACCAATACCCTGCTAACTAATGGATTAGTAAGAATCTAGATTCGAACTTGTACATGAAAAAGGGTGATAATGGAATACGAAACTTACATTCTCGATTCCAGGAACATCAACGGGTTCAATTCCGGCTAATCCTTGACTAAGGAGACTGTTTAAATTTGACCATGGTTGACTTCAAAAATCCATCCAGCAAAATATAACATACCATAAATGAAATATGACGTGTACGATGTACCTGGCTCGAAATGCCACTCCAAGTGTCCAATCATTTGTCGAATAAGCGTTAATCAATCTTCCAGAAACAACCTGCAAAAGAGTACATCATACCTGCCATAACTGACTTGTAATACAAAGATTAAAAGTACAGAACATGCTTCACACCTTCCTAACTGCTTCCCATTTTTCGTCTTTTATAGCAACCGGGGCTCCAAGAAGAACAACTCTTTCCACAATTCCAACTGCAAATCGAAAGAAAAGCTGCTGATGAGTATCTCTAAATCTACTAAAGTCCAAAACCGTATTAATAACACCGATGTTTTTGAACGGGTGCCCAATTACCATGACCAGATTCGGCCAAATTCTCAAGACACTTGAATATCACACGTGCCCCGAGTGAGAATCCTACTAGTGTCACAGGCCTGAAAATTATAAGTATGGAATAATCAAAGATTTCTTACTTCTCTTCTGAAACTTTTaagaatatataaaaaaaagtgtaaaatgaaattttgtccaaaggtttgtttttccgcatttggatccaaaaggtttaaatttttgccattttcatccaactcgttaactccatccatttttctccgttaaatgaggggcatttccgtctttttagacatttttttattaaaataaaaaacaccATAAGAAAATAAAGATCCACCTCTGTTGACTTTCTCCCCACCCAAACCCTTTAATCATCACAAAAATGTTTAAAAAGACGAAAACACCCCCGACTTAACgttaaaaaatggatggagttaacaagtcagatgaaaatggcaaaatttcaaaccttttggattcagatgcggaaaaacaaacctttggatgaaagtcgcaaaagtagccaaacctcagggacgaaaatggcattttactctaaaaaaatgACCTCATATAACCTTACCTGTTACCTTGTAGTCCATTGACCAACACTTCAGCAAGCAGTTTGCCAGCCTTGTCAGATCTGTTGGAGTTACAAAAGTCAAATGTGGAAATGAAAGTCAACAAAGAAAGTCAAAACTGGAAATTTGGAAGAGTGAGATACAAAAAATGAGCAACCTGTCCACAGCAATAGACCATTTGCTGTCAATGATATCGGTTAGAGTAAGCAATGCGGCAGGCAAGGCTAAGGCGGTTAAAAGAGAGCTTAGTACTGTCATCATAGCACCTTGTTTCATCATTTCCATTGCAATTCCTACATCATGTGTTGACTATGAGAATACGGTCACGTACGGGAGCGGCTGACAAGGTTATGGTATATTACTTGATGTAAGCCAATCTTGGATTGCAGTGCTTACAGCAATCAGATGCTTAGATTCCCACTGTAGCGCATACCTGAAGAATAGTTAGAAACTATTACTTCCGGATTCCTTAATTATCTGTACAAATGATTGACACTAACAGAGGTGAACTATACCTTTCCATGTTATCGTTTTCACCTTCCCAAGGCCTCACAAAATCTGCTTCGTCAAACACAAACCCTGCAACCATGATTTCAACTGCCAGCCTCTGGGAACACAAGTGACGCATAATACAAGGCAACAAGTAATTagaacacacacatatataatgtATATGTACTAGATTGTTGTCATAGGCTGCGCGTTGTGGCGGCGGCGACGACTTAGTTGTTTATGGTTGGCGGCAcattatgtgatgcgttaaccatatgaaaacggtGTTTCGACGTATCCGATCTAACTCAACGTAACCTAGATAAGCATTGTGGTTACAGTGTACGATGATGACATTAACATGCGGTTCCCGCACGCGACATTACacgttttttattttattacacACGTTACGTTCGTGACATTAACATCATCAGACATAGATAAAAAAAAGAGTATGTCTCGGTTGTTGGGCCATTGcggtgtaaagtcgtaaaagtaatttagacaGCGGTGTAAAGTAGCAAAAGTAATTTAGACAATGatgtaaagtcgtaaaagtatTTTAGGCATTAACGTGGCTAGGCATAGATAGAAAAAAAGTATAATAATGTGTTGCACGTTGCAGTGTAAAGTCGTAACAGTAATTTAAACAAAATGAAGTGTCGAGTTATTAAGTTGAAAAGTTTGGAGGGTTAAAGTTGTCAATTACCAAAAGTTAGAAATGAATGTGTAACTTATTTAAAGAAGAAGGGGTGTAGTTGTGAAAGTTAGGGGTGTTTTGGTCCAATATGAAAGTTTAGGGTGTTCGGTCCTATGTTTAAAGTTTGGGGTGTTTTGGTCGGTGGCAAGCCACCGACCTTTTGTTTTAAGCCTTTAAGGTATACTAAATAAATAGAAGGGCGTTCATTTAAGTGCCAATAATATGCTGAGAGCCGCATGTTGTATGTTATGCACAAGACAATTATGTAACCGCCTATATGTCTTTTTCCCGCTACTTCACGCACTACGTACAAGTTCATCATGCAGTTCTCGACATATTACCTATTTTGCCAATActtcatttttattttaatgaagatATTATATGGATCTTGTCATATGTTCCTCAAGAAATTGGAACAATGGCTAAAAAAGAACTCACGCCTTGATTGTGGTTTTCCCCTATTGCTTTGAACTCAAATTCATCGACACTTCCGGTCCTTCTAGCCATCTTTGCCCCACTAAGTCCAGCCCCAGCAGCTGGATCAAAATCAACCAACTTTCTATTAAAAAGAAAAGTTACTCATAAATTAATTATTTATGATTATTTTTCATCACCTCCAAATGATGCAGCAACTGCAACAGAACCTGCAACGCTCCCAGCAGCACTTGCAACAGCAGCAAAACCACCGGCTCCAATTACTGGCACGACGGTGCCTAACGTAGGTGCTAAAGCACCAACTCCTGAAGCAATTGCGGGAGCAGCTAATCCTGTTGAAGAACATGTATGTAATACAACAGCTGCAAATTCAAATGGATCAAACAGCAAAAGTTTTACTACCAAAAAaactagggctgtaaatgaactgAACGTTTAGCAaatagttcgtgaaccgttcggcgggaagttcgtttatgttcatccgtttaataaatgaacaaacacgaacaagaaatttcgttcgataacttaaacaaacgaacatgaacagaggttgtgttcgttcgtttatgttcgtgaacgttctgTAATGTAATGTATTCATTTATGTTCGCTTGTTTATGTTATTTGTGTTCATTCATTTAAAGGTTTTATTATGTTATAATTTCATTTTATTGGTTTTagtttttaaaaatttgaaaccATAGTTATACTATAAGTCTCCGCCAACATCTTTCATTTAACCATTTCAATTTGTGTTAAAGCTTGACAAACTTCTTAATTTTTATGTTAATTATGTTTACGATAATTAAGTCAGCTATGTTCGGCTAGTTATGTTAAGTACTTACATATTCTTGGTGGTTTCTTCGTAATCTTAATCTTTCTGATGAAAAATGCAgattttattttaaaatgaatatgtaacgttcgtttgtgttcatttatgttcatgaacatttgtttgtTATCGTTTGCGTTCGTTTACATTTGGTAAATGTTTATGAACATTTCATGAACATGTCCTATCtgtaatgaacgaacacgaacaagaaatctcGTTCTATAACCGTTCGTGTTCCGTTCGGTTCGTTTACTGCCCTACAAAAAACCATTAAAGTTTTAAAATTTTGGATTTAAGGTAATCTTCTGTTTGTTGCTCGTccaccttctgttttgatgtaacttgttTGATCCGCATTTGCAATAAAATTTCGAACT encodes the following:
- the LOC110913912 gene encoding uncharacterized protein LOC110913912, which gives rise to MFTSEKWNTSKFTKQTGGARIANIILFPSFWNSVNFAVKIGYPLLGVLHLVDGEKKPPMGYIYNAMKVAKELIAASFKNKEAKYREIFKIIDKRWDCQLHQPLHATGYYFNPGLYYNNPEVEDATEVISGLQACITKLILTEDEQIQINTELLLYRRADGIFRISNGKENVSKACASGVVDAIWSIGTDSKKLHSKKRNRLKQSKVNDLVYIKYNRALRRRYDMRDTIDLIILDDGNLQDPNEWLKGALKGLEENEENALVHEAEDLTYGDVATAVGANEAVYYTRRSGNTSQRERSEGTSTSRSSSRPKPKRRTLVDEDDFDVEIEENDVAPYKHLCRHWMALLMMMMSRNMKM
- the LOC110911963 gene encoding transmembrane and coiled-coil domain-containing protein 4 isoform X1; this translates as MSPTLIKTKKRAAGALFAVALNQVQIHQTRPVGSAIASDSFSNDRRLWLHDSSALLRPIFRYLEIDSAHWPDLETTATSSHVKNHVGSFLRVLAEENDESSTKLEEQELALSKAVEAMESNISTSREYYERKKEKHRVYAHEWREKFLGNESMAETKKHLQKTEEKDCKSPHPEQAPAASTSEVEEKSFEEAKMIGNRRKVVVLYELLSACLADTPGDDINSKRSLEGYDARHRSALRLLTTWFDIKWIKMEAIEVFISCSAMAVLKQGDGKENENASDDSWEKWKRGGLIGAAAITGGTLMAITGAVVLHTCSSTGLAAPAIASGVGALAPTLGTVVPVIGAGGFAAVASAAGSVAGSVAVAASFGAAGAGLSGAKMARRTGSVDEFEFKAIGENHNQGRLAVEIMVAGFVFDEADFVRPWEGENDNMERYALQWESKHLIAVSTAIQDWLTSRIAMEMMKQGAMMTVLSSLLTALALPAALLTLTDIIDSKWSIAVDRSDKAGKLLAEVLVNGLQGNRPVTLVGFSLGARVIFKCLENLAESGHVGIVERVVLLGAPVAIKDEKWEAVRKVVSGRLINAYSTNDWTLGVAFRASLLSQGLAGIEPVDVPGIENVDVTEVIEGHSSYLWGTREILDRLDLDAYYPVFKVTHTKSPDTT
- the LOC110911963 gene encoding transmembrane and coiled-coil domain-containing protein 4 isoform X3, producing the protein MSPTLIKTKKRAAGALFAVALNQVQIHQTRPVGSAIASDSFSNDRRLWLHDSSALLRPIFRYLEIDSAHWPDLETTATSSHVKNHVGSFLRVLAEENDESSTKLEEQELALSKAVEAMESNISTSREYYERKKEKHRVYAHEWREKFLGNESMAETKKHLQKTEEKDCKSPHPEQAPAASTSEVEEKSFEEAKMIGNRRKVVVLYELLSACLADTPGDDINSKRSLEGYDARHRSALRLLTTWFDIKWIKMEAIEVFISCSAMAVLKQGDGKENENASDDSWEKWKRGGLIGAAAITGGTLMAITGGLAAPAIASGVGALAPTLGTVVPVIGAGGFAAVASAAGSVAGSVAVAASFGAAGAGLSGAKMARRTGSVDEFEFKAIGENHNQGRLAVEIMVAGFVFDEADFVRPWEGENDNMERYALQWESKHLIAVSTAIQDWLTSRIAMEMMKQGAMMTVLSSLLTALALPAALLTLTDIIDSKWSIAVDRSDKAGKLLAEVLVNGLQGNRPVTLVGFSLGARVIFKCLENLAESGHVGIVERVVLLGAPVAIKDEKWEAVRKVVSGRLINAYSTNDWTLGVAFRASLLSQGLAGIEPVDVPGIENVDVTEVIEGHSSYLWGTREILDRLDLDAYYPVFKVTHTKSPDTT
- the LOC110911963 gene encoding transmembrane and coiled-coil domain-containing protein 4 isoform X2 is translated as MSPTLIKTKKRAAGALFAVALNQVQIHQTRPVGSAIASDSFSNDRRLWLHDSSALLRPIFRYLEIDSAHWPDLETTATSSHVKNHVGSFLRVLAEENDESSTKLEEQELALSKAVEAMESNISTSREYYERKKEKHRVYAHEWREKFLGNESMAETKKHLQKTEEKDCKSPHPEQAPAASTSEVEEKSFEEAKMIGNRRKVVVLYELLSACLADTPGDDINSKRSLEGYDARHRSALRLLTTWFDIKWIKMEAIEVFISCSAMAVLKQGDGKENENASDDSWEKWKRGGLIGAAAITGGTLMAITGAVVLHTCSSTGLAAPAIASGVGALAPTLGTVVPVIGAGGFAAVASAAGSVAGSVAVAASFGAAGAGLSGAKMARRTGSVDEFEFKAIGENHNQGRLAVEIMVAGFVFDEADFVRPWEGENDNMERYALQWESKHLIASTHDVGIAMEMMKQGAMMTVLSSLLTALALPAALLTLTDIIDSKWSIAVDRSDKAGKLLAEVLVNGLQGNRPVTLVGFSLGARVIFKCLENLAESGHVGIVERVVLLGAPVAIKDEKWEAVRKVVSGRLINAYSTNDWTLGVAFRASLLSQGLAGIEPVDVPGIENVDVTEVIEGHSSYLWGTREILDRLDLDAYYPVFKVTHTKSPDTT
- the LOC110911963 gene encoding transmembrane and coiled-coil domain-containing protein 4 isoform X4, giving the protein MESNISTSREYYERKKEKHRVYAHEWREKFLGNESMAETKKHLQKTEEKDCKSPHPEQAPAASTSEVEEKSFEEAKMIGNRRKVVVLYELLSACLADTPGDDINSKRSLEGYDARHRSALRLLTTWFDIKWIKMEAIEVFISCSAMAVLKQGDGKENENASDDSWEKWKRGGLIGAAAITGGTLMAITGAVVLHTCSSTGLAAPAIASGVGALAPTLGTVVPVIGAGGFAAVASAAGSVAGSVAVAASFGAAGAGLSGAKMARRTGSVDEFEFKAIGENHNQGRLAVEIMVAGFVFDEADFVRPWEGENDNMERYALQWESKHLIAVSTAIQDWLTSRIAMEMMKQGAMMTVLSSLLTALALPAALLTLTDIIDSKWSIAVDRSDKAGKLLAEVLVNGLQGNRPVTLVGFSLGARVIFKCLENLAESGHVGIVERVVLLGAPVAIKDEKWEAVRKVVSGRLINAYSTNDWTLGVAFRASLLSQGLAGIEPVDVPGIENVDVTEVIEGHSSYLWGTREILDRLDLDAYYPVFKVTHTKSPDTT